In Cyclopterus lumpus isolate fCycLum1 chromosome 9, fCycLum1.pri, whole genome shotgun sequence, a single genomic region encodes these proteins:
- the ogdha gene encoding oxoglutarate (alpha-ketoglutarate) dehydrogenase a (lipoamide) isoform X7: MHRLRTCAARLRPLTASQGAQTVGPQRPMTAAFTGGARTFQPIRCYIAPVASEPFLNGTSSNYVEEMYFAWLEDPKSVHKSWDVFFRNANAGAPPGAAYQSPLGLSAAPQLSSLVGAQPNTEKLVEDHLAVQSLIRAYQIRGHHVAQLDPLGIMDADLDSCVPTDIITSSDKLDVAVFKERLRILTVGGFYGLDESDLDKEFRLPTTTFIGGSESALPLKEIIRRLEMAYCQHIGVEFMFINDLDQCQWIRQKFETPGVMQFTLEEKRTLLARMVRSTRFEEFLQKKWSAEKRFGLEGCESLIPALKTIIDKSSENGVENVIMGMPHRGRLNVLANVIRKELEQIFCQFDSKLEAADEGSGDVKYHLGMYHRRINRVTDRNITLSLMANPSHLEAVDPVVQGKTKAEQFYCGDNEGKRVMSILIHGDAAFAGQGIVYETFHLSDLPSYTTHGTVHVVANNQIGFTTDPRMARSSPYPTDVARVVNAPIFHVNADDPEAVIYVCKVAAEWRATFHKDVVVDLVCYRRMGHNEMDEPMFTQPLMYKQIKKQKPVLQKYAEKLIAEGAVSRQEYEEEIAKYDKICEEAYNRSKDEKILHIKHWLDSPWPGFFTLDGQPKSMSCPSTGLTEENLNHIGGVASSVPVEDFTIHGGLSRVLKSRGEMVRQRTVDWALGEYMAFGSLLQEGVHIRLSGQDVERGTFSHRHHVLHDQNVDKRICIPMNHIAPDQAPYTVCNSSLSEYGVLGFELGFAMASPNALILWEAQFGDFHNTAQCIIDQFICPGQAKWVRQNGIVLLLPHGMEGMGPEHSSARPERFLQMCNDDPDVMPSLTEDFAVQQLYDCNWIVVNCSSPGNYFHVLRRQILLPYRKPLIVFTPKSLLRHPEARSSFDEMLPGTHFQRLIPEGGVASEHPEQVRRLVFCTGKVYYELTKERKSRGMEATVAIARIEQLSPFPFDQVKAESERFSNADLVWCQEEHKNQGYYDYVKPRIRTTIERAKPVWYAGRGPAAAPATGNKKAHLMELQRFLDNAFGLDAFKDQQ, from the exons ATGCATCGCTTAAGGACTTGTGCGGCGCGGTTGCGTCCGCTCACCGCCTCGCAGGGGGCTCAGACTGTTGGCCCCCAGCGGCCAATGACAGCCGCCTTCACGGGGGGCGCCAGGACGTTTCAGCCAATCAGGTGCTACATTGCGCCCGTGGCCTCGGAGCCGTTCCTCAACGGGACAAGCTCCAACTACGTGGAGGAGATGTACTTCGCCTGGCTGGAGGACCCCAAGAGCGTTCACAAG tcGTGGGACGTGTTCTTCAGGAACGCTAACGCCGGTGCTCCTCCAGGAGCAGCCTACCAGTCTCCTCTGGGTCTGTCTGCTGCTCCTCAGCTCTCCTCTCTGGTTGGAGCTCAGCCCAACACGGAGAAGCTGGTGGAGGACCACCTGGCGGTGCAGTCGCTCATCAGGGCCTACCAG ATCCGGGGGCACCACGTGGCACAGTTGGACCCCCTCGGCATCATGGACGCCGATCTGGACTCGTGTGTCCCCACTGACATAATCACGTCCTCCGACAAGCTGG ACGTGGCCGTGTTCAAGGAGAGGCTGAGAATCCTCACGGTAGGAG GCTTCTACGGTCTGGATGAGTCAGACCTGGACAAGGAGTTCCGGCTGCCCACCACCACCTTCATCGGAGGCTCGGAGAGCGCTCTGCCGCTGAAGGAGATCATCCGGCGACTGGAG ATGGCGTACTGTCAGCACATCGGTGTGGAGTTCATGTTCATCAATGACTTGGACCAGTGCCAGTGGATCAGACAGAAGTTTGAGACTCCAGGAGTCATGCAGTTCAccctggaggagaagaggactCTGCTGGCCCGCATGGTCCGCtccaccag GTTTGAGGAGTTCCTGCAGAAGAAGTGGTCTGCAGAGAAGCGCTTCGGTCTGGAGGGCTGCGAGTCTCTGATTCCGGCTCTGAAAACCATCATCGATAAATCCTCTGAGAACGGGGTGGAGAACGTCATCATGGGCATGcctcacag aGGTCGTCTGAATGTTTTGGCCAACGTGATCCGTAAAGAGCTGGAGCAGATCTTCTGTCAGTTTGACTCCAAGCTGGAAGCAGCTGATGAG GGCTCCGGAGACGTGAAGTACCATCTGGGGATGTACCATCGTCGCATCAACCGCGTGACGGACAGGAACATCACGTTGTCCCTGATGGCCAACCCGTCCCACCTGGAGGCCGTGGACCCGGTGGTGCAGGGCAAGACCAAAGCGGAGCAGTTCTACTGCGGGGACAACGAGGGCAAGAGG GTGATGTCCATCCTGATCCACGGAGACGCGGCGTTCGCCGGTCAGGGGATCGTCTACGAGACCTTCCACCTGTCCGACCTGCCGTCCTACACCACGCACGGCACCGTGCACGTCGTCGCCAACAACCAG ATCGGCTTCACCACAGACCCCCGCATGGCGCGCTCCTCGCCGTACCCGACCGACGTGGCGCGCGTGGTGAACGCGCCGATCTTCCACGTGAACGCGGACGACCCCGAGGCCGTGATCTACGTGTGCAAGGTGGCGGCCGAGTGGAGGGCCACGTTCCACAAGGACGTGGTGGTCGACCTG gtgtgttaCAGGCGGATGGGGCACAACGAGATGGACGAGCCGATGTTCACTCAGCCTTTGATGTACAAGCAGATCAAGAAGCAGAAGCCGGTTCTGCAGAAATATGCAGAGAAGCTGATCGCAGAGGGAGCCGTGAGCCGGCAGGAGTACGAG GAGGAAATTGCCAAATACGATAAGATCTGTGAGGAGGCGTACAACCGCTCCAAAGACGAGAAGATCCTCCACATCAAGCACTGGCTGGACTCCCCCTGGCCTG GTTTCTTCACTCTGGACGGACAACCGAAGTCCATGAGCTGCCCCTCCACCGGTCTGACGGAGGAAAACCTGAACCACATCGGAGGCGTGGCCTCGTCCGTCCCCGTGGAGGACTTCACCATCCACGGAG GTCTGAGTCGGGTCCTGAAGAGCCGAGGCGAGATGGTGCGTCAGCGCACCGTGGACTGGGCCTTGGGGGAGTACATGGCCTTCGGCTCGCTGCTGCAGGAGGGGGTCCACATCAGACTGTCGGGGCAGGACGTGGAGCGAGGCACCTTCAG CCACCGTCACCACGTCCTCCACGACCAGAACGTGGACAAGAGGATCTGCATCCCCATGAACCACATCGCCCCAGACCAGGCGCCCTACACCGTGTGCAACAGCTCGCTGTCCGAGTACGGAGTCCTGG GCTTCGAGCTGGGCTTCGCCATGGCCAGCCCCAACGCTCTCATCCTGTGGGAAGCTCAGTTCGGGGACTTCCACAACACGGCTCAGTGCATCATAGACCAGTTCATCTGCCCCGGGCAGGCCAAGTGGGTCCGGCAGAACGGCatcgtgctgctgctgccccacGGCATGGAGGGCATG ggtccAGAACATTCTTCAGCCCGTCCAGAGAGGTTCCTCCAGATGTGCAACGACGACCCCGACGTCATGCCG aGCCTCACCGAGGACTTCGCTGTGCAGCAGCTCTACGACTGCAACTGGATCGTTGTCAACTGCTCGTCTCCTGGGAACTACTTTCACGTCCTGAGACGGCAGATCCTGCTGCCCTACAGGAAGcct CTGATTGTCTTCACTCCCAAATCTCTGCTGCGCCACCCGGAGGCCAGATCCAGCTTTGATGAGATGTTACCTG GAACTCACTTCCAGAGGCTGATCCCagaagggggcgtggcctcggAGCACCCTGAGCAGGTGAGGCGCCTGGTCTTCTGCACGGGGAAGGTCTACTACGAGCTGACCAAGGAGAGGAAGAGCCGGGGCATGGAGGCCACGGTGGCCATCGCCCGCATCGAGCAG CTGTCCCCGTTCCCCTTCGACCAGGTGAAGGCCGAGTCGGAACGCTTCTCCAACGCCGACCTGGTCTGGTGCCAGGAGGAGCACAAGAACCAGGGTTACTATGACTACGTGAAGCCTCGCATCAGGACCACCATCGAGAGGGCCAAGCCCGTCTG GTACGCGGGCCGAGGGCCGGCAGCCGCTCCGGCCACGGGGAACAAGAAGGCTCACCTGATGGAGCTGCAGCGTTTCCTTGACAACGCCTTTGGCCTGGACGCGTTCAAGGACCagcagtga
- the ogdha gene encoding oxoglutarate (alpha-ketoglutarate) dehydrogenase a (lipoamide) isoform X6: MDADLDSCVPTDIITSSDKLGFYGLDESDLDKEFRLPTTTFIGGSESALPLKEIIRRLEMAYCQHIGVEFMFINDLDQCQWIRQKFETPGVMQFTLEEKRTLLARMVRSTRFEEFLQKKWSAEKRFGLEGCESLIPALKTIIDKSSENGVENVIMGMPHRGRLNVLANVIRKELEQIFCQFDSKLEAADEGSGDVKYHLGMYHRRINRVTDRNITLSLMANPSHLEAVDPVVQGKTKAEQFYCGDNEGKRVMSILIHGDAAFAGQGIVYETFHLSDLPSYTTHGTVHVVANNQIGFTTDPRMARSSPYPTDVARVVNAPIFHVNADDPEAVIYVCKVAAEWRATFHKDVVVDLVCYRRMGHNEMDEPMFTQPLMYKQIKKQKPVLQKYAEKLIAEGAVSRQEYEEEIAKYDKICEEAYNRSKDEKILHIKHWLDSPWPGFFTLDGQPKSMSCPSTGLTEENLNHIGGVASSVPVEDFTIHGGLSRVLKSRGEMVRQRTVDWALGEYMAFGSLLQEGVHIRLSGQDVERGTFSHRHHVLHDQNVDKRICIPMNHIAPDQAPYTVCNSSLSEYGVLGFELGFAMASPNALILWEAQFGDFHNTAQCIIDQFICPGQAKWVRQNGIVLLLPHGMEGMGPEHSSARPERFLQMCNDDPDVMPSLTEDFAVQQLYDCNWIVVNCSSPGNYFHVLRRQILLPYRKPLIVFTPKSLLRHPEARSSFDEMLPGTHFQRLIPEGGVASEHPEQVRRLVFCTGKVYYELTKERKSRGMEATVAIARIEQLSPFPFDQVKAESERFSNADLVWCQEEHKNQGYYDYVKPRIRTTIERAKPVWYAGRGPAAAPATGNKKAHLMELQRFLDNAFGLDAFKDQQ, encoded by the exons ATGGACGCCGATCTGGACTCGTGTGTCCCCACTGACATAATCACGTCCTCCGACAAGCTGG GCTTCTACGGTCTGGATGAGTCAGACCTGGACAAGGAGTTCCGGCTGCCCACCACCACCTTCATCGGAGGCTCGGAGAGCGCTCTGCCGCTGAAGGAGATCATCCGGCGACTGGAG ATGGCGTACTGTCAGCACATCGGTGTGGAGTTCATGTTCATCAATGACTTGGACCAGTGCCAGTGGATCAGACAGAAGTTTGAGACTCCAGGAGTCATGCAGTTCAccctggaggagaagaggactCTGCTGGCCCGCATGGTCCGCtccaccag GTTTGAGGAGTTCCTGCAGAAGAAGTGGTCTGCAGAGAAGCGCTTCGGTCTGGAGGGCTGCGAGTCTCTGATTCCGGCTCTGAAAACCATCATCGATAAATCCTCTGAGAACGGGGTGGAGAACGTCATCATGGGCATGcctcacag aGGTCGTCTGAATGTTTTGGCCAACGTGATCCGTAAAGAGCTGGAGCAGATCTTCTGTCAGTTTGACTCCAAGCTGGAAGCAGCTGATGAG GGCTCCGGAGACGTGAAGTACCATCTGGGGATGTACCATCGTCGCATCAACCGCGTGACGGACAGGAACATCACGTTGTCCCTGATGGCCAACCCGTCCCACCTGGAGGCCGTGGACCCGGTGGTGCAGGGCAAGACCAAAGCGGAGCAGTTCTACTGCGGGGACAACGAGGGCAAGAGG GTGATGTCCATCCTGATCCACGGAGACGCGGCGTTCGCCGGTCAGGGGATCGTCTACGAGACCTTCCACCTGTCCGACCTGCCGTCCTACACCACGCACGGCACCGTGCACGTCGTCGCCAACAACCAG ATCGGCTTCACCACAGACCCCCGCATGGCGCGCTCCTCGCCGTACCCGACCGACGTGGCGCGCGTGGTGAACGCGCCGATCTTCCACGTGAACGCGGACGACCCCGAGGCCGTGATCTACGTGTGCAAGGTGGCGGCCGAGTGGAGGGCCACGTTCCACAAGGACGTGGTGGTCGACCTG gtgtgttaCAGGCGGATGGGGCACAACGAGATGGACGAGCCGATGTTCACTCAGCCTTTGATGTACAAGCAGATCAAGAAGCAGAAGCCGGTTCTGCAGAAATATGCAGAGAAGCTGATCGCAGAGGGAGCCGTGAGCCGGCAGGAGTACGAG GAGGAAATTGCCAAATACGATAAGATCTGTGAGGAGGCGTACAACCGCTCCAAAGACGAGAAGATCCTCCACATCAAGCACTGGCTGGACTCCCCCTGGCCTG GTTTCTTCACTCTGGACGGACAACCGAAGTCCATGAGCTGCCCCTCCACCGGTCTGACGGAGGAAAACCTGAACCACATCGGAGGCGTGGCCTCGTCCGTCCCCGTGGAGGACTTCACCATCCACGGAG GTCTGAGTCGGGTCCTGAAGAGCCGAGGCGAGATGGTGCGTCAGCGCACCGTGGACTGGGCCTTGGGGGAGTACATGGCCTTCGGCTCGCTGCTGCAGGAGGGGGTCCACATCAGACTGTCGGGGCAGGACGTGGAGCGAGGCACCTTCAG CCACCGTCACCACGTCCTCCACGACCAGAACGTGGACAAGAGGATCTGCATCCCCATGAACCACATCGCCCCAGACCAGGCGCCCTACACCGTGTGCAACAGCTCGCTGTCCGAGTACGGAGTCCTGG GCTTCGAGCTGGGCTTCGCCATGGCCAGCCCCAACGCTCTCATCCTGTGGGAAGCTCAGTTCGGGGACTTCCACAACACGGCTCAGTGCATCATAGACCAGTTCATCTGCCCCGGGCAGGCCAAGTGGGTCCGGCAGAACGGCatcgtgctgctgctgccccacGGCATGGAGGGCATG ggtccAGAACATTCTTCAGCCCGTCCAGAGAGGTTCCTCCAGATGTGCAACGACGACCCCGACGTCATGCCG aGCCTCACCGAGGACTTCGCTGTGCAGCAGCTCTACGACTGCAACTGGATCGTTGTCAACTGCTCGTCTCCTGGGAACTACTTTCACGTCCTGAGACGGCAGATCCTGCTGCCCTACAGGAAGcct CTGATTGTCTTCACTCCCAAATCTCTGCTGCGCCACCCGGAGGCCAGATCCAGCTTTGATGAGATGTTACCTG GAACTCACTTCCAGAGGCTGATCCCagaagggggcgtggcctcggAGCACCCTGAGCAGGTGAGGCGCCTGGTCTTCTGCACGGGGAAGGTCTACTACGAGCTGACCAAGGAGAGGAAGAGCCGGGGCATGGAGGCCACGGTGGCCATCGCCCGCATCGAGCAG CTGTCCCCGTTCCCCTTCGACCAGGTGAAGGCCGAGTCGGAACGCTTCTCCAACGCCGACCTGGTCTGGTGCCAGGAGGAGCACAAGAACCAGGGTTACTATGACTACGTGAAGCCTCGCATCAGGACCACCATCGAGAGGGCCAAGCCCGTCTG GTACGCGGGCCGAGGGCCGGCAGCCGCTCCGGCCACGGGGAACAAGAAGGCTCACCTGATGGAGCTGCAGCGTTTCCTTGACAACGCCTTTGGCCTGGACGCGTTCAAGGACCagcagtga
- the ogdha gene encoding oxoglutarate (alpha-ketoglutarate) dehydrogenase a (lipoamide) isoform X1 — protein sequence MHRLRTCAARLRPLTASQGAQTVGPQRPMTAAFTGGARTFQPIRCYIAPVASEPFLNGTSSNYVEEMYFAWLEDPKSVHKSWDVFFRNANAGAPPGAAYQSPLGLSAAPQLSSLVGAQPNTEKLVEDHLAVQSLIRAYQIRGHHVAQLDPLGIMDADLDSCVPTDIITSSDKLGFYGLDESDLDKEFRLPTTTFIGGSESALPLKEIIRRLEMAYCQHIGVEFMFINDLDQCQWIRQKFETPGVMQFTLEEKRTLLARMVRSTRFEEFLQKKWSAEKRFGLEGCESLIPALKTIIDKSSENGVENVIMGMPHRGRLNVLANVIRKELEQIFCQFDSKLEAADEGSGDVKYHLGMYHRRINRVTDRNITLSLMANPSHLEAVDPVVQGKTKAEQFYCGDNEGKRVMSILIHGDAAFAGQGIVYETFHLSDLPSYTTHGTVHVVANNQIGFTTDPRMARSSPYPTDVARVVNAPIFHVNADDPEAVIYVCKVAAEWRATFHKDVVVDLVCYRRMGHNEMDEPMFTQPLMYKQIKKQKPVLQKYAEKLIAEGAVSRQEYEEEIAKYDKICEEAYNRSKDEKILHIKHWLDSPWPGFFTLDGQPKSMSCPSTGLTEENLNHIGGVASSVPVEDFTIHGGLSRVLKSRGEMVRQRTVDWALGEYMAFGSLLQEGVHIRLSGQDVERGTFSHRHHVLHDQNVDKRICIPMNHIAPDQAPYTVCNSSLSEYGVLGFELGFAMASPNALILWEAQFGDFHNTAQCIIDQFICPGQAKWVRQNGIVLLLPHGMEGMGPEHSSARPERFLQMCNDDPDVMPSLTEDFAVQQLYDCNWIVVNCSSPGNYFHVLRRQILLPYRKPLIVFTPKSLLRHPEARSSFDEMLPGTHFQRLIPEGGVASEHPEQVRRLVFCTGKVYYELTKERKSRGMEATVAIARIEQLSPFPFDQVKAESERFSNADLVWCQEEHKNQGYYDYVKPRIRTTIERAKPVWYAGRGPAAAPATGNKKAHLMELQRFLDNAFGLDAFKDQQ from the exons ATGCATCGCTTAAGGACTTGTGCGGCGCGGTTGCGTCCGCTCACCGCCTCGCAGGGGGCTCAGACTGTTGGCCCCCAGCGGCCAATGACAGCCGCCTTCACGGGGGGCGCCAGGACGTTTCAGCCAATCAGGTGCTACATTGCGCCCGTGGCCTCGGAGCCGTTCCTCAACGGGACAAGCTCCAACTACGTGGAGGAGATGTACTTCGCCTGGCTGGAGGACCCCAAGAGCGTTCACAAG tcGTGGGACGTGTTCTTCAGGAACGCTAACGCCGGTGCTCCTCCAGGAGCAGCCTACCAGTCTCCTCTGGGTCTGTCTGCTGCTCCTCAGCTCTCCTCTCTGGTTGGAGCTCAGCCCAACACGGAGAAGCTGGTGGAGGACCACCTGGCGGTGCAGTCGCTCATCAGGGCCTACCAG ATCCGGGGGCACCACGTGGCACAGTTGGACCCCCTCGGCATCATGGACGCCGATCTGGACTCGTGTGTCCCCACTGACATAATCACGTCCTCCGACAAGCTGG GCTTCTACGGTCTGGATGAGTCAGACCTGGACAAGGAGTTCCGGCTGCCCACCACCACCTTCATCGGAGGCTCGGAGAGCGCTCTGCCGCTGAAGGAGATCATCCGGCGACTGGAG ATGGCGTACTGTCAGCACATCGGTGTGGAGTTCATGTTCATCAATGACTTGGACCAGTGCCAGTGGATCAGACAGAAGTTTGAGACTCCAGGAGTCATGCAGTTCAccctggaggagaagaggactCTGCTGGCCCGCATGGTCCGCtccaccag GTTTGAGGAGTTCCTGCAGAAGAAGTGGTCTGCAGAGAAGCGCTTCGGTCTGGAGGGCTGCGAGTCTCTGATTCCGGCTCTGAAAACCATCATCGATAAATCCTCTGAGAACGGGGTGGAGAACGTCATCATGGGCATGcctcacag aGGTCGTCTGAATGTTTTGGCCAACGTGATCCGTAAAGAGCTGGAGCAGATCTTCTGTCAGTTTGACTCCAAGCTGGAAGCAGCTGATGAG GGCTCCGGAGACGTGAAGTACCATCTGGGGATGTACCATCGTCGCATCAACCGCGTGACGGACAGGAACATCACGTTGTCCCTGATGGCCAACCCGTCCCACCTGGAGGCCGTGGACCCGGTGGTGCAGGGCAAGACCAAAGCGGAGCAGTTCTACTGCGGGGACAACGAGGGCAAGAGG GTGATGTCCATCCTGATCCACGGAGACGCGGCGTTCGCCGGTCAGGGGATCGTCTACGAGACCTTCCACCTGTCCGACCTGCCGTCCTACACCACGCACGGCACCGTGCACGTCGTCGCCAACAACCAG ATCGGCTTCACCACAGACCCCCGCATGGCGCGCTCCTCGCCGTACCCGACCGACGTGGCGCGCGTGGTGAACGCGCCGATCTTCCACGTGAACGCGGACGACCCCGAGGCCGTGATCTACGTGTGCAAGGTGGCGGCCGAGTGGAGGGCCACGTTCCACAAGGACGTGGTGGTCGACCTG gtgtgttaCAGGCGGATGGGGCACAACGAGATGGACGAGCCGATGTTCACTCAGCCTTTGATGTACAAGCAGATCAAGAAGCAGAAGCCGGTTCTGCAGAAATATGCAGAGAAGCTGATCGCAGAGGGAGCCGTGAGCCGGCAGGAGTACGAG GAGGAAATTGCCAAATACGATAAGATCTGTGAGGAGGCGTACAACCGCTCCAAAGACGAGAAGATCCTCCACATCAAGCACTGGCTGGACTCCCCCTGGCCTG GTTTCTTCACTCTGGACGGACAACCGAAGTCCATGAGCTGCCCCTCCACCGGTCTGACGGAGGAAAACCTGAACCACATCGGAGGCGTGGCCTCGTCCGTCCCCGTGGAGGACTTCACCATCCACGGAG GTCTGAGTCGGGTCCTGAAGAGCCGAGGCGAGATGGTGCGTCAGCGCACCGTGGACTGGGCCTTGGGGGAGTACATGGCCTTCGGCTCGCTGCTGCAGGAGGGGGTCCACATCAGACTGTCGGGGCAGGACGTGGAGCGAGGCACCTTCAG CCACCGTCACCACGTCCTCCACGACCAGAACGTGGACAAGAGGATCTGCATCCCCATGAACCACATCGCCCCAGACCAGGCGCCCTACACCGTGTGCAACAGCTCGCTGTCCGAGTACGGAGTCCTGG GCTTCGAGCTGGGCTTCGCCATGGCCAGCCCCAACGCTCTCATCCTGTGGGAAGCTCAGTTCGGGGACTTCCACAACACGGCTCAGTGCATCATAGACCAGTTCATCTGCCCCGGGCAGGCCAAGTGGGTCCGGCAGAACGGCatcgtgctgctgctgccccacGGCATGGAGGGCATG ggtccAGAACATTCTTCAGCCCGTCCAGAGAGGTTCCTCCAGATGTGCAACGACGACCCCGACGTCATGCCG aGCCTCACCGAGGACTTCGCTGTGCAGCAGCTCTACGACTGCAACTGGATCGTTGTCAACTGCTCGTCTCCTGGGAACTACTTTCACGTCCTGAGACGGCAGATCCTGCTGCCCTACAGGAAGcct CTGATTGTCTTCACTCCCAAATCTCTGCTGCGCCACCCGGAGGCCAGATCCAGCTTTGATGAGATGTTACCTG GAACTCACTTCCAGAGGCTGATCCCagaagggggcgtggcctcggAGCACCCTGAGCAGGTGAGGCGCCTGGTCTTCTGCACGGGGAAGGTCTACTACGAGCTGACCAAGGAGAGGAAGAGCCGGGGCATGGAGGCCACGGTGGCCATCGCCCGCATCGAGCAG CTGTCCCCGTTCCCCTTCGACCAGGTGAAGGCCGAGTCGGAACGCTTCTCCAACGCCGACCTGGTCTGGTGCCAGGAGGAGCACAAGAACCAGGGTTACTATGACTACGTGAAGCCTCGCATCAGGACCACCATCGAGAGGGCCAAGCCCGTCTG GTACGCGGGCCGAGGGCCGGCAGCCGCTCCGGCCACGGGGAACAAGAAGGCTCACCTGATGGAGCTGCAGCGTTTCCTTGACAACGCCTTTGGCCTGGACGCGTTCAAGGACCagcagtga